A section of the Gasterosteus aculeatus chromosome 10, fGasAcu3.hap1.1, whole genome shotgun sequence genome encodes:
- the LOC144383565 gene encoding uncharacterized protein LOC144383565: protein MSSVENLREFVNERLSAAAEEIFGVFKRTVVEYQEEIDRQRRLLDVFWKPEVRLHRIELPQSRVCKEEELLSDQQLCLQERKPSLDQEDPDPPEIKEEQEELCTSPEGEQLEPKQEAFTLTPTCEERGHGEDQLLDSCTDEAESVVQETSLEYISVESTAVVELNNDHQLLSHNPHESDGRDQKGVKLSLTSNKEPAPPSEKPFLCRDCGKYFQHRNSLLGHMRRTHRVDQPYVCNTCGKRFPHESVFKAHKRVHSDKKPFSCEPCGKEFRYNSDLKAHMIVHTGERPYSCITCGKTFSRSSHLKAHISIHSEEKPFSCITCGKTFTQKSQLKCHTLIHTGERPYSCNTCGKTFTHPSVLKRHIPIHTGERPHSCSTCGKTFAQPSHLKYHLRIHSGEKPYSCITCGKTFTRTSALKRHIRIHSGEKPYSCSTCGKTFSQPSHLKYHLTIHSSEKPYSCITCGKTFTQRSQLKSHTSIHTGERPYSCITCGKTFARASVLKCHIRIHSGEKPYSCSTCGKTFSQPSHLKYHLRIHSGEKPYSCITCGKTFTQRSQLKCHTSIHTGERPYSCNTCGKTFTHPSVLKRHISIHTGERPHSCSTCGKTFFHPSHLKYHLRIHSGEKPYSCITCGKTFARTSVLKRHIRIHSGEKPYSCSTCGKTFSQPSHLKYHLRIHSREKPYSCVT from the coding sequence agctcccacagtcacgtgtctgtaaggaggaggagcttctctctgaccagcagctctgtctccaggagaggaagcccagtctggaccaagaggacccagatcctccagagattaaagaggaacaggaggaactctgcaccagtccagagggagagcagcttgaaccgaagcaggaggcctttacgttgactcctacttgtgaggaaagaggccacggtgaagatcaacttctggactcgtgtactgatgaagctgagagtgtggtacaggaaacatctctagaatacatttcagttgaaagcaccgctgtagttgaactaaacaatgaccaccagcttctctctcacaatcctcatgaatctgatggccgagatcagaaaggagtaaaacttagtttaacatcaaacaaGGAACCAGCTCCTCCGAGTGAGAAGCCATTTTTGTGCAGAGATTGTGGGAAATACTTTCAACATAGAAATAGCTTGTTGGGCCACATGAGAAGAACCCACAGAGTTGATCaaccatatgtatgcaacacctgtgggaaaagattcCCTCATGAATCAGTATTCAAGGCCCATAAAAGAGTCCATAGTGATAAGAAACCCTTTTCTTGTGAACCATGTGGAAAAGAATTCAGATATAATAGTGATTTAAAAGCCCACATGATTGTTCACACTGGGGAAAGGCCgtattcctgcatcacctgtgggaaaacattctctcGGTCATCACATTTAAAGGCTCATATAAGCATTCATAGTGAggagaagccattttcctgcATCACGtgcgggaaaacattcactcagaaATCACAATTGAAGTGTCATACATTAATCCACACAGGGGAAAGGCCGTATTCTTGCAACacttgtgggaaaacattcactcaccCATCAGTATTGAAGCGTCATATACCAATACACACAGGGGAAAGGCCACATTCTTGtagcacctgtgggaaaacattcgcTCAGCCGTCACATTTGAAGTATCATTTAAGaattcatagtggggagaagccatattcctgcatcacctgcggAAAAACATTCACTCGGACATCAGCGTTGAAGCGTCATATTAGAATCcacagtggggagaagccatattcttgtagcacctgtgggaaaacattctctcAGCCATCACATTTGAAGTATCATTTAACAATTCATAGTTcggagaagccatattcttgCATCACGtgcgggaaaacattcactcagaGATCACAATTGAAGTCTCATACATCAATCCACACAGGGGAAAGGCCgtattcctgcatcacctgcggAAAAACATTCGCTCGGGCATCAGTGTTGAAGTGTCATATTAGAATCcacagtggggagaagccatattcttgtagcacctgtgggaaaacattctctcagccatcacatttgaagtatcatttaagaattcatagtggggagaagccatattcttgCATCACGtgcgggaaaacattcactcagaGATCACAATTGAAGTGTCATACATCAATCCACACAGGGGAAAGGCCGTATTCTTGCAACACTTGTGGGAAGACATTCACTCATCCATCAGTATTGAAGCGTCATATATCAATACACACAGGGGAAAGGCCACATTCTTGtagcacctgtgggaaaacattctttCACCCGTCACATTTGAAGTATCATTTAAGaattcatagtggggagaagccatattcctgcatcacctgcggAAAAACATTCGCTCGGACATCAGTGTTGAAGCGTCATATTAGAATCcacagtggggagaagccatattcttgtagcacctgtgggaaaacattctctcagccatcacatttgaagtatcatttaagaattcatagtcgggagaagccatattcttgTGTCACCtga